One Intestinimonas butyriciproducens genomic window, ACGGCTTTGAGTTCGGACTAGGGGCGGAGATCGGCATCTCCACACAGAAGATGCACGCCCGGGGCCCCATGGGGCTGGAGGAGCTCACCAGCTCCAAATACATCGTCTACGGCACCGGCCAGATACGGACATGAGCCCGCTGTTCCGGTAAACTGACAGGACGTACCGCTGCCGACAGCGGTACGTCCTGTTTTCAGCTCTTATTTCTTTGTGTCGGTGGGTCTGCCGTCCGGCTCCAGCAGCGCCTTGGCGGACGCACACAGTCCGGCCAGGCCCTGGATCTCGGATGGGATGATGATCTTGGTGGCCTTTCCGTCTGCGGCGGTCTGGAACGCCTCCAGTGCCTTGAGCTTCACCACGGCGTCGCTGGCATTGGCCTCGTTGAGGAGCTTGATGGCCTCGGCGGTGGCCTCCTGGACCTTTCGGATGGCCTCTGCCTCGCCTTCGGCCTTCTTGATGGCGGCCTCCTTGGCCGCCTCAGCCCGGAGGATGAGGGACTGCTTCTCGCCCTCGGCCACCAGGATCTGGCTCTGCTTCTGTCCCTCGGCCTGAAGGATGGATTCCCGGCGCTCACGCTCGGCCTTCATCTGCTTCTCCATGGCGTCCTGGATCTCCCGGGGCGGGATGATGTTCTTAAGCTCCACGCGGCCCACCTTGATGCCCCAGGGGTCGGTGGCCTCATCCAGCAGGGCCCGCATTTTGGAATTGATGATGTCGCGGCTGGTCAGCGTCTGGTCCAGTTCCAACTCGCCGATGATGTTCCGCAGCGTGGTTGCGGTGAGGTTCTCAATGGCGCTCATGGGGTGCTCTACGCCATAGGTGTAGAGCTTGGGGTCGGTAATCTGAAAGTAGATGACCGTGTCGATCTGCATGGTCACATTATCCTTGGTAATGACCGGCTGAGGGGCAAAGTCCACCACCTGCTCCTTCAGGGAGACCACCTTGGCCACCTTTTCCAGGAAGGGGAGCTTGAAGTGGATGCCCACGCCCCAGACGGAATGGAACGCGCCCAGGCGCTCCACCACATAGGCCTTGGACTGCTGGACCACCTTGATGTTGGCGGCCAGGATCAGAATTACCAGTACGATCAGCACGACAGGCACCAGAAAGGTGCCCAGGGCGGCAAATGGATGCATGGAACTTCCTCCTTTACTCTTCAGACGGCTCGACCGGGCCGGATGCTGGCGTAACGTAGACCTTGACTCCCTCGATGCGGAGGACCCGGACCCGCTCCCCCACGGGGATGACCTGATCCTCCTGACTGCGGGCGGTCCATACCGCCCCGGACACGGAGACCTGTCCCTGCCCCTCCAGGTTGTCGATCTTCTGGATGACCACGGCCTCCCTGCCGATGACCCGGTCTGCATTGGTGGCCACATGCCGGTCATTGACGTACTTCTGCGCCATGGGGCGGACCAGCAGCAGGGTGAGGAACGACACCCCCAGGAAGACGACGACCTGCACCAGCATCGGCGCGTCTGCGGCACAGGCCACGAGAGCGGCCAGGGCCCCTACGGCAAACCAGATGGACGTCAGGCCCACCGTAACCGCCTCCAAAACGCCGAACAGGATGAGGGCGATGAGCCAGAACAGGCTCATGTTCATGATAGATCCCCTCCTTTTTACGGGATGTCATCAGTGTACCATATCCCCGGGTAAAATACCAGAGTATTTCTGAAAAGTCTCTGTGCCCCGTTCCGGGCTGCAACCGGTAATTTTGTGGGTAAAACAGGAAAAGGATTTGCCAAGCCGGGGGAAGTCCGCTATAATCTATCATAAAGTAATGAGATCGTCTGGAGATCGGAGCAATGATGGAACATCTGGAATTGGCCGTACCCACTCTGTTCGGGCTGGAGGGGCTTGCGGCGGAAGAGCTGCGCCGCCTGGGCCTGACCGACGTACGCCCGGAAAATGGTCGGGTCCTCTGCGGGGCCCGTGCGGCGGACATTCCCCGCCTCAATCTAAATCTTCGCACCGGAGAACGGGTGCTCCTCGTGCTGGGCTCCTTCCCCGCCGGGGACTTCGATGCCCTTTTCGAGGGGACCCGCGCCCTCCCCTGGGAGGATCTCATCCCCCGGAACGGGGCCTTCCCGGTGAAGGGCCACTGTCTCAACTCCGCCCTCCACGCTGTTCCCGCCTGTCAAGCTATCATTAAAAAGGCCGTGGCGGCCCGGCTGGGCGGCGCTTATGGATTGGACAAGCTGCCCGAGACCGGCCCTCTCTATCAGATCCAGTTCTCCCTCATGAAGGACACCGCCGTCCTCATGCTGGACACCACTGGCCCCGGCCTCCACAAACGGGGCTATCGGGCGGTGGGCGTCACGGCGCCTCTGCGGGAGACTCTGGCCGCCGCCATGGTGCTCCTCTCCAAATACCGGGGCCGCGATCCTTTCTGCGACCCCTTTTGCGGTTCCGGCACTATTGCCATCGAGGCCGCCCTCATCGCCAAAAACCGCGCTCCCGGCCTGGACCGCTCCTTTTCCGCACAGAAGTGGGGCTTTCTTCCCTCTGGGGCCTGGATGGACGCCGCAGACGAGGCCATGGACCGGGAATTTGACGGGTCCTACGACATCTGGGGCGGGGATATCGACCCCAAGGCGGTGTCCATCGCCCGTTCCAACGCTGAAAAGGCCGGCGTGGAGGATCTGGTCCGCTTCGAGGTGGCGGACGCCCTCCGGTTCCGCCGTGAGGCCCCCTACGGCCGGCTCGTCACCAACCCTCCCTACGGCGAACGTATCCTAGAGAAGCGGGAGGCTGAGGAGCTCTATCGGGAATTCGGCCGGGCCTTCCGCTCTCTGCCCGACGGCTGGACCCTGTCCCTGCTCTCGTCCCACACGGAGTTTGAGCGCACCTTCGGCCGCACCGCCGATAAAAGGCGCAAATTATACAACGGTATGATAAAATGCGATCTGTTCCTGTACGGAAAGCGAGGCGTACGATATGAGAAAGGCAAAAAGTAATCCGGGCCGCAAGCTGGCCGCTCTGGTCCTCTCCTGCGCTGCGGTGGTTTCCGCCGCCGTCGCGGCCCCTATCGTATACGGTTACCAAGAGGGCCTGGCCCAGGCGACAGAGAACGGCCTGTGGGGCTTTGTAGACACCACCGGCAGCGTCGTCGTCCCCATCCGCTATCAGTCGGTCCTGGACTTCACGCTGGGCACCGCCCTGGTCCGCACAAACAATAAAATGGGGCTCATCCGCCAGGACGGCGCCTATCTGCTCCAGCCGGAGTACGACACGCTGGAGAACTTGGGCTATGGGCTGTATCTTGCCCAGAAAGGGGACCAATGGGGCGTGGTGAGCATCCTCGCTTTCCCCGACGGCCAGGGGGGCGAGACATGGGAATTTTATCCCATCGCCTACGATGCCGTCCGGGTGGACCGGGTAGACGGGCTGGATGTTCTGGTCTTCGCCACCGGCGGCGTGGACACGATGGTGTCCCTCTCCAGTCTCCCCTCCCTCATGGCCCAGCGGCAGGTACCTTCCGCCCAGTTCCCGCTGATCAAGGGCCGCCTTCCCTCCTTCTCCGATGTGGGGCCCAGGGACTGGTTCGCCGTATGGGTGGATATCGCCTACAATGTCAGCCTGATGCAGGGTACCGGAAACGGCGCCTTCTCCCCCAACCAGACTCTGACGGTGGCGGAAGCCCTAAAGCTGGCTGCTTTCATGGAGAGCCAGTCCAGGGGGGACAGCTTCCACCTCCAGCCCATCACCGGGACCCCTTGGTATCGCTCTTCCGTCGCCTATTGTGAGGCCAGCGGCGTGATCTCCCCGGGTGAGTTCGACGACTACGAACGCCCCGTTACCCGGGCCGAGATGGCGCGCATCTTTGCCGCCACCACACTGGGCCGCAGCATACCCGAGCGCAACAGCCTGGCGCAGGTTAAGGCATCCGTTCCCGATGTAAAGGCCGGGGATTACGCCGCCGACGCCATTTTCAGCCTGTATGCCAAAGGGATCCTCTCCGGCACCGACGCCGGCCTCACCTTCCGGCCCGCCGACAGCCTCACCCGCGCTGAGGCCGCCGCCATCGTCTCTCGTATGGCCCGTGCCGAGCAGCGCATCACCTTGTGGCCCTCCGCCTATCGCAGCGCCGCGGCCGACACCGCGCCGGAGTCCGCCCCGGCGGTGACAGCGTAACTCTTCCATACATATTTCACGCTCCATTTCCAACATGAAAGGAAGA contains:
- a CDS encoding WG repeat-containing protein; amino-acid sequence: MRKAKSNPGRKLAALVLSCAAVVSAAVAAPIVYGYQEGLAQATENGLWGFVDTTGSVVVPIRYQSVLDFTLGTALVRTNNKMGLIRQDGAYLLQPEYDTLENLGYGLYLAQKGDQWGVVSILAFPDGQGGETWEFYPIAYDAVRVDRVDGLDVLVFATGGVDTMVSLSSLPSLMAQRQVPSAQFPLIKGRLPSFSDVGPRDWFAVWVDIAYNVSLMQGTGNGAFSPNQTLTVAEALKLAAFMESQSRGDSFHLQPITGTPWYRSSVAYCEASGVISPGEFDDYERPVTRAEMARIFAATTLGRSIPERNSLAQVKASVPDVKAGDYAADAIFSLYAKGILSGTDAGLTFRPADSLTRAEAAAIVSRMARAEQRITLWPSAYRSAAADTAPESAPAVTA
- a CDS encoding THUMP domain-containing class I SAM-dependent RNA methyltransferase, whose amino-acid sequence is MMEHLELAVPTLFGLEGLAAEELRRLGLTDVRPENGRVLCGARAADIPRLNLNLRTGERVLLVLGSFPAGDFDALFEGTRALPWEDLIPRNGAFPVKGHCLNSALHAVPACQAIIKKAVAARLGGAYGLDKLPETGPLYQIQFSLMKDTAVLMLDTTGPGLHKRGYRAVGVTAPLRETLAAAMVLLSKYRGRDPFCDPFCGSGTIAIEAALIAKNRAPGLDRSFSAQKWGFLPSGAWMDAADEAMDREFDGSYDIWGGDIDPKAVSIARSNAEKAGVEDLVRFEVADALRFRREAPYGRLVTNPPYGERILEKREAEELYREFGRAFRSLPDGWTLSLLSSHTEFERTFGRTADKRRKLYNGMIKCDLFLYGKRGVRYEKGKK
- a CDS encoding NfeD family protein, coding for MNMSLFWLIALILFGVLEAVTVGLTSIWFAVGALAALVACAADAPMLVQVVVFLGVSFLTLLLVRPMAQKYVNDRHVATNADRVIGREAVVIQKIDNLEGQGQVSVSGAVWTARSQEDQVIPVGERVRVLRIEGVKVYVTPASGPVEPSEE
- a CDS encoding SPFH domain-containing protein, translated to MHPFAALGTFLVPVVLIVLVILILAANIKVVQQSKAYVVERLGAFHSVWGVGIHFKLPFLEKVAKVVSLKEQVVDFAPQPVITKDNVTMQIDTVIYFQITDPKLYTYGVEHPMSAIENLTATTLRNIIGELELDQTLTSRDIINSKMRALLDEATDPWGIKVGRVELKNIIPPREIQDAMEKQMKAERERRESILQAEGQKQSQILVAEGEKQSLILRAEAAKEAAIKKAEGEAEAIRKVQEATAEAIKLLNEANASDAVVKLKALEAFQTAADGKATKIIIPSEIQGLAGLCASAKALLEPDGRPTDTKK